Part of the Mya arenaria isolate MELC-2E11 chromosome 8, ASM2691426v1 genome, ATCCCCATAAAAAACCGACACCACCTTCTATTCGAATCATTTGGAAACGAAACACTGTTCACAATTATACGAAGATTGAATATTCCGTTACTAGACAGATCTTTGTTTAAGCATTCAACGATATCTTACCGTTTAGGCACGTTGTTGCCTTCAACGACGAATCCTAGTGAGTTATTGAAATGCCTCGTTTACTACAAAGCGCGGATCGCCGCAAATGATGTGAAAACAGACGAAGTTGCTACATTATTGAActtcttttatgaaaataggAAAAAGCTAGAAAAAAGCCTTACAAACAGGACAGCCTTTTTAATTAAGTCTCTTCCCTTGTACGAAACTCTTCCCGATGGAACCTATATCAATATCGAAGACAAAAGCAATGTTGTGATAATGCCTTCTTATTTGCCAACGGAAGGATTGTGCAACTTGGCACAAACCATATCTGTTTGGTTTTTACAAAATCACTTCAATCTTCTTGTTTTGTATGCTTATTTGGAACTTCCGAGACCAGCATCTATTGATGTTTACCTGTCTTATATATTACCACACTTTGGTTTGTTACAAGAAAGTTGTTGGATGCATCACTTACTGTACATAAAAGACAATTTGCTGCTTGTACCGTTTGGTTCACAATTATCAAAAAAGCAGAAAGctgttttaaacatcttaaagCAAACAACATTTATTCGAAAAAATGGTCAACTAAAACTTGTAAAAGAGTTATATGATGAGGAACACGAGGTTCATAGGATATTCATGAGTGAAGATAAATTTCTTCCAAATGAGTTTCGAAATGAAACATGGAACGAATTCATGATACAATTGGGGCTTATTACAAAACCATCCGGTCAAATGGTGATCGATTTTGCGAAGGAGCTGGCACAAATGGTTAATATAGATGAAGCAGACTCTCTAGATCGAAAGTCTAGGGTTCTTACCAATTGTGTTTTTGGAGAATATGGAGACAAGTTTGATgatcaaacatattttgatttaaaacatataaagttTGTTCTTCCCCATCAAGTGACCGAAGCTAAACAAACGATATTCAGGTCCTATTCTACAGAAGCtatgtttatatcattaaacGGCACATGCAGTTCTAGATTCGAAGACGTTTGCTGGAGTAGTGTTAGCCTATTAAATTCGGTACCCGATAATGACCGTATGCAAAAGTTAGGCATTCTAGATATGCCAACAGTAGATTCAGTAATAAGTCATTGTCAGAATATAACTGAGgtattttatgaagattttgaaaacagaGGAGATATTGAAAAAGACACAAAACGGTACTACATGGAAcagatatatgaatatttaaacaatacgaATGAGCTTACACGGCCTGAACGTTTGAAACACACCCGTTTCGTCTTGATATCAGATGAGAAGGTTATGGTGAAAACGTCAAACGTGTTTATAGGATCCTCAAAAGAGCAGGCTATTCCCCCCTATCTATTTCAAGCTCCTAAGGTATTCCGAAAATATTTTGATCTGTTTGAAAAAATTGGGGCTAAAGAATCGGTATCATATATCCattatgtttctgttttaaacGCAGTAAATTCTGATTTCGAAGGAGATTTGCCTAAAACAACGTTATATCTTGTTTCAAAAGCGGTTGAGAAATTGTTTGAGCAACTCCTGATATACACAGCGCAGTCATCAGACAGTGTCGACAGTAACATCAACTTATTTTTACCGAATTCAGAACAAGTTATGTCACCTTCTGCCAGTTTGACaatagatgataattatgattttaGAACTAAACTGAATGGAAAATTGGCCATAAATTACTTTGTGGGTTTCAGGCAATTAAATGGATATTATGAAGTTCAGTGATCCAGTGAAACCGTTTCTATCGTTGCCTTGTCAAATACGACCTGAGATTCTTTCCGAAGTAGTGTCCGAAATAGTAATTACGAATGAAATGGAAATTGTCGAAAGCAGCGTTGAAGCAGACGATTGGGAACACTTTTTACATTCGACAGAGTTTGTTGAAGGTATCATTCGTTTACTTCGGCATCAGTCTGAAAAAAAACTGCGACGAATTATATTACCGAAGAAGAGGAAAATGAAATCATGCAAAAACTGTCAAATGTAATGGTTTCGCAAGTGAATGGGTTAAAAACCAAACTTGCATACAAGGGTGAAATAATTCAAGGTActgatacaaaaaaaacttgttttgtttccaaaatgacaaacaatgaGGACCGTACTGACTGCGAatattatcagttttatttccaaacaaatataacaagtaGAAGCATGTTAAGCATGTCCTTGTAGCGGAAGAAAATGGACTTATAGAGCTGGTTGATCTATGTACGTTGGGGAAGTTCTCAAAAAGATGTAGTCACATAATGAGCTATTTGCTAGATTTCAGAGACAAACCACATGAGATATCTTTAGAACTGGACCGACGTAAAATTGCCGCATACAATTTGCCACTTTCATATCAAGGATCAGTCTTTCCAAATCCGGGCACGTATGTAGAAGACAGATTCTTGCCCTTTCTGGTTCAAGGGattattccatttaaaaagcACGAATACATGTTTGCTGCACTTGAAATCGAATTTGATGACGACGGTGAAGATCCAGAAAATGGAATTGTAACTTATATATACGTGCATATTTTAAGTGAAATAGCAAGTTCCAATGGTTCAATACATCTTGGCATTCGATATATCGTTAATGTGGGAGATCGATACGAAGAGACTGTCGAAGTTCCAATTTATCGACTTTATAGATTTTTGCCGCAAACCCAAGAGAGTTCGCAAGATGTAGTTGTGTTTGACTCTGAGCCAGTCGGGGCAATAGCTTTTGACGAAAATTGCCGTCGTATAAGAGAGATGTTAACAGAAGCATTCCAACTTAGCGATCAAGCACGGAAAATCGTCATTCGACGTCTAATTAAAAAGTGGCACCCTGACAAAAATATCGGAAATGAAAGCTATTGTACGCGAATATATAATTACTTAAGAGAACTTATTTTACGACTTGAGAGGGGCGAAAGTATTAACGAGGAAATAGTGAATGCTACCACTGGAATGTCAGCCCCAGATATGTCAGGCTCGAGTTATAAGACAACAACAGAGAGAGCATATCAAACAGGGGGAACATACGCTCGTGGATACAGAGCAAACATTGACGAATACAATAGGTCATTTCGCCAGGGCCATTATTCTCATCGATCATCCGAGAGTACTCCAAGACCTAGTGTTGGGGAGTCTAGAAGATGGCTGAGACAGGCGAAGCAAGACTACTCGGCCGCTAAAAGAGCTCTAGAATGCACGGAGCACATTCAACAAAAGAGTTACAATTGGATATGCTTTATGTGCCATCAGGCAAGTCAAAGTTTACGTAATTagtaacatataattatatattcatatctttattcattatttagttatatcttatgatgaaatgaagtataacgggaataatataaaataattatgatccTCATACGCGTATAGAAAATTAACACTGTTATAATTATTACCGGGTATGCAATGCATATAAATGCGACGGTTAAATCCTATCTAACAGTATTGTGACACATTGTACTAACGTGTTTCTTCCCATTCCCAGGCGTGTGAGAAGGCATTAAAAGCAGTCTGGTTCTCCAAAGACGCAAACTTATGCCCACAGAGAGTCCACAGTCTTACCTCTATTGTGCGTGGTCTAGATCATGCCGATCTTCAACAGGAGGTTGGTATTAATTTGTATAGCGTTAAAACACTGTCggaaataagtaaaaatattcatgttttggAACATTTTTAGTAAGCAATTCTAAACTTATTtgaacaataacttttttgtattattcatgtAAAATTCTGCGTATAAATGTCGATTGTCTGGAAAAGTTTTAATCGGACTTGTTACTTAATGTTCACATTCATCTGGAGATGTACTTTGTCCATCCTACTTACATGTaaaaagacatacatgtacatcaaaaaTGGCGGTAATCAAAATGGTACTTTGTGCATATCTTATTTGGTTAAATAGGCAGcctaaacaaaacaatataaattatatatataatgacatgtttgtgttcattcgttttgcaaactaaacatatatatttaattatcttgTATTTTACATGCAGCACAGTCGATGGTCAAATGAACAGTGACAGATTGAAAAATACGCAGTATTTGGCATCATAATGTCTTGAATAGTCTAGCccttatttttagctcacctgaccACAACGTGCTCAAGTTTAGCTATTGtcatcgccctgtgtccgtcgtaggcgtccgtcgtcgtccgtcgtcaacaatttgactgttaacactctagaggtcacaatttgggcacaatcttaaataaacttggtcaaaatgttaCTCTCagtaaaatcttggacgagtttgATATTAGGTCATCTGGgtttaaaaactaggtcactaggtcaaattaaaggaaaagcttgttaacacaataaaggtcacatttatggctgtatcttcatgaaagttggtcagaatgttaatattaataatctctaagtcaagtttgaatccgggtcatgtgtggtcaaaatcTAGAttattaggtcaaatcataggaataGCTTGTTAGCACACTAgagtcacatttatgactgtatgttcatgaaacttagtcagaatgtttatattgattagctctaggccaagttcgaatctgggccATGTgcggtcaccaggtcaaataatagaaaagcatgttaacactctagaggccacatttataaccatatgttcatggaactttatcagaatgttattcttgatgatctttttGTAGGatgagtttgaaactgggtaatcagaggtcaaaaacaaggccactaggtcaaatcatagaaaaactttgtaaacgcTGTAGATgttacattctctctttgatAACCATGGAACTatttcagaatgtttgtgtttatgaagtctatgtcaagtttgaaactgggtaacctgAGTTTACAAACTAGGTCACGAAGTCAattcatagaaaacattgttaaaacactgttgaggccataggtctactttatctatatgaaaccaggtcagaatgtacttattacagcaaggtaagGTTTGCAACTGGGCCATCCGTGATATTGAAAAAATCAtctgtgatatttaaaaaaaaacttggtcactAGGAAGGATCTTAACCCCTGTCACAATTGTCCtcgccctgaaaacacttatttcacacttgaattggatcaggtgagcgatacagggccttcagggccctcttgtttaatattttggcaATACATGGAACATGACTGTTAATTTGGTTTGTCGTTACCATGCCGGACAAGTCGGTTTCCtgcgggtactccggtttccccaaaACACAAAGATTCGCTTTCGCGTAACACCGTGCCAACGGGAGTGATAAATGTAATGTTGCATTAACTTATTTCGCAATAGacgtaaaatgaaaatgtttaaattaaaataaatattgttttcaggCAACATTGTTTGAGGGACGTCTACAGATAGAAGGTAGACAATATTTTAGACTTCGATATCCGGATTGTGTAGCTGGAAACAATATCCCTTCTGATATGTTTCATGATGACGACGCTAGATTTGCCGTGGAATCAGCAAAACGCATGTTGGATATAGTCGATGACTTTACGAATTAAGGACCCGTCATTATATCAAAACACTCAGACGACACCAGCTGTTTGCCGTCAGtgttaaatagtatatatattgtgtttatattttgttatgaaatgtTCACTGCTATTAGTGAAAAACAGTTGATTATCTGTGAACGTAAccataaacatgtaaatggTTTGTTTGAATATAAGTAATAGTATTACCCGTTGATATGTATGTGGtaaagcatatttttaatagtGTTGTAGCTTAggacattaaaatatttgtaaaatgtatttttatatactatatGTAACAAGTTTTTAAGTCTTCTGTTTCCTtagtatatatctatataaatatgACTCTTTACAATAATTTAGTTTGACGTTGTACATATGAAACTTTGGTATGATGTCTATACAGTATAATTGGAATGGTATTGCCCATTTTAATCGTTACAAAGTGTCGCCTTTAAAACTAGCATATAAACCATTTGTATACGCACTTTCAAacgtttaaaataatgtatcattatttttgcttgttatttcatcttcttttaaaaaacCTTTTATCGCAATAAGATGTGTTTGAGTATAGCAATTAATCTCATAAAAGTATTGCCCTCCATCTATCGCGTAAGGAGAGGTTTAATTGCAAGATTATCTGTTGTAAATTTGTTCATAACTTTTTGATTTTCCTAATACATGATAGTCCTAACCCTGTTTATGATCCaaagtaaatgtatatattcGTTATTGTCCCTtcagtttccattgttttaaaagcaaCTGAATGTGCTTTTCAATtcctgtatacatgtatttcataaaattgtaGTGTTATCAATTCCTGACGTgctatgtatatattgattgtttCCTTCTTTAGTCTATGTATATAGGAGTATGGAATATATAGTTAAGTATTATTTTATGCTTGCGTAATTTATGTAGATTAGTTAATGTAGTATAAAACTCAATGAATGAAGCAATGTAGGTGTACATAGgcttaaagaaaaatgagcCATTATCGCATAGTGTATGTAAGTGTGATTTTATGGAAAATAGTTAACtagttatttgtatatattcttttttataactatatgtatgaatTTTATTAGCTGTAATGATTTCAACAATGCTATGACTCCTTTGGAGATATTTAACTTTTGTCTTTATTGAACATAAAAAGTATGTAAGAATGTTAGACTGGTTTAACTGTTGGACATAACTCCTTCCTACTTGTCGCTGATGGATTTATAAGGATACTTTATTTTTGGAGGCATTCTTTTCTCTTGAAGccatttttgttacatatttttcattctCGGTTAACTATTAAATTGTGTGCGATGATATTTCGATGTTTAAACAACATTGTGTTGGTTTACCAttgtatattttgcattttggtaTCTCATTGCTGTATTTTGTATATTCCAAAgattgtaaattttgttttatcagacgTCTGACTTCATAATATgatgtgtttatttacaatgatagTATGTGTTATTTGCTTTTTATTCTAAAGGTAAAGCCAATATTTGGCGTGGGCCTTgttagtataaaaaaatcctgtagtttttcacataagtattgtgtaaatatttttgctACGAAGTATGTAGTATTTGACTAATCAAAGACCTGATGTTGATTATATGCCATAAATCAtagttttttatgaaaatgtaaatattagttAATCGAGAAGATGTAGCCAGTATTTGGCGTAGGCCTTCACAATTATGCTTAAGCCTGTTTTTGgtaatttatatctttattattgaaaatattttcagaaGGATGTAGCCAGTATATGGCGTGAGCCTTCtgaattatacttttttataatataaagatatttcGAAGGATGAAGCCAGTATTTGGCGTGGGCCTTCTCAATTAGGCTTACACTTTTTGGGGgaatttataactttataatgtaACAGATATTCGAGAGGATGAAGCCAGTATTTGGCGTGAGCCTAATCTCAATTATGCTAAAACCTGTTTTTGGTaatatattactttattatataaaatatgttccgAAGGATGTAGCCAGTATTTGGCGTGGGCCTTCTTAATTATTCTTAAACCTACTTTGgtaatttatatctttattttataaaatatgtaccGAAGGATGTAGCCAGTATTTGGCGTGGGCCTTCTTAATTATGCTTAA contains:
- the LOC128242647 gene encoding sacsin-like, translating into MSYLLDFRDKPHEISLELDRRKIAAYNLPLSYQGSVFPNPGTYVEDRFLPFLVQGIIPFKKHEYMFAALEIEFDDDGEDPENGIVTYIYVHILSEIASSNGSIHLGIRYIVNVGDRYEETVEVPIYRLYRFLPQTQESSQDVVVFDSEPVGAIAFDENCRRIREMLTEAFQLSDQARKIVIRRLIKKWHPDKNIGNESYCTRIYNYLRELILRLERGESINEEIVNATTGMSAPDMSGSSYKTTTERAYQTGGTYARGYRANIDEYNRSFRQGHYSHRSSESTPRPSVGESRRWLRQAKQDYSAAKRALECTEHIQQKSYNWICFMCHQACEKALKAVWFSKDANLCPQRVHSLTSIVRGLDHADLQQEATLFEGRLQIEGRQYFRLRYPDCVAGNNIPSDMFHDDDARFAVESAKRMLDIVDDFTN